In Phacochoerus africanus isolate WHEZ1 chromosome 14, ROS_Pafr_v1, whole genome shotgun sequence, one genomic interval encodes:
- the GPRC5C gene encoding G-protein coupled receptor family C group 5 member C isoform X1, translating into MAVHKALLMCLGLPLFLFSTAHAQSHAPPGCSPDLNPLYYNLCDRSEAWGIVLEAVAGAGIITAFVLTIILVASLPFVQDTKKRSLLGTQVFFLLGTLGLFCLVFACVVKPDFSTCASRRFLFGVLFAICFSCLVAHVFALNFLVRKNHGPRGWVTFTVALLLSLVEVIINTEWLIITLVRGGGGEAGPPGNGSASGATASPCAIANMDFVMALIYVMLLLLCAFAGAWPALCGRFKRWRKHGVFMLLTTATSIAIWVAWIVMYTYGNRQHHSPSWDDPTLAIALAANAWVFVLFYVIPEVSQVTKASPEQSYQGDLYPTRGVGYEAILKEQKGQSMFVENKAFSMDEPASGKRPVSPYSGYNGQLLTSVYQPTEMTLMHKAPSEGAYDVILPRATANSQVMGSANSTLRAEDIYAAQSLQEATLPKEGKNSQAQSPQNNTRW; encoded by the exons ATGGCCGTCCACAAAGCCTTGCTGATGTGCCTGGGACTCCCTCTCTTCCTGTTCTCCACCGCCCACGCCCAGAGCCATGCCCCACCCGGCTGCAGCCCGGACCTCAACCCCCTCTATTACAACCTGTGTGACCGCTCGGAGGCCTGGGGCATCGTCTTGGAGGCAGTGGCGGGGGCTGGCATCATCACCGCCTTTGTCCTCACCATCATCCTTGTGGCCAGCCTCCCGTTTGTGCAGGACACCAAGAAGCGGAGCCTGCTAGGGACCCAGGTGTTCTTCCTTCTGGGGACCCTGGGCCTCTTCTGCCTCGTCTTTGCCTGCGTGGTGAAGCCTGACTTCTCCACCTGTGCCTCTCGGCGCTTCCTCTTTGGGGTCCTGTTCGCCATCTGCTTCTCCTGCCTGGTGGCCCACGTCTTTGCCCTCAACTTCCTGGTCCGGAAGAACCACGGGCCCCGGGGCTGGGTGACCTTTACCGTGGCCCTGCTGCTGAGCCTCGTGGAGGTGATCATTAACACGGAGTGGCTGATCATCACACTGgtgcggggcgggggcggtgaGGCTGGCCCTCCGGGCAACGGCAGCGCCAGCGGGGCCACCGCCTCCCCCTGCGCCATCGCCAACATGGACTTTGTCATGGCACTCATCTATgtcatgctgctgctgctgtgtgccTTCGCGGGGGCCTGGCCCGCCCTGTGCGGCCGCTTCAAGCGCTGGCGGAAGCATGGGGTCTTCATGCTGCTGACCACGGCCACCTCCATCGCCATCTGGGTGGCGTGGATTGTCATGTACACCTATGGCAACCGGCAGCACCACAGCCCCTCGTGGGACGACCCCACGCTGGCCATCGCCCTCGCCGCCAACGCCTGGGTCTTCGTCCTCTTCTATGTCATCCCTGAGGTCTCCCAGGTGACCAAGGCCAGCCCGGAGCAAAGCTACCAGGGGGACCTGTACCCGACCCGGGGCGTGGGCTATGAGGCCATCCTGAAGGAGCAGAAGGGCCAGAGCATGTTTGTGGAAAACAAAGCATTTTCCATGGACGAGCCGGCCTCAG GTAAGAGACCAGTGTCACCGTACAGCGGGTACAACGGGCAGCTGCTGACCAGCGTCTACCAGCCCACTGAGATGACTCTGATGCACAAAGCCCCG TCTGAAGGAGCTTACGACGTCATCCTCCCTCGGGCCACTGCCAACAGCCAGGTGATGGGCAGTGCCAACTCCACGCTGCGGGCCGAGGACATATACGCGGCCCAGAGCCTCCAGGAGGCCACGCTGCCGAAGGAAGGCAAGAACTCTCAG GCTCAGTCCCCGCAGAATAACACGAGATGGTAG
- the GPRC5C gene encoding G-protein coupled receptor family C group 5 member C isoform X3 — MAVHKALLMCLGLPLFLFSTAHAQSHAPPGCSPDLNPLYYNLCDRSEAWGIVLEAVAGAGIITAFVLTIILVASLPFVQDTKKRSLLGTQVFFLLGTLGLFCLVFACVVKPDFSTCASRRFLFGVLFAICFSCLVAHVFALNFLVRKNHGPRGWVTFTVALLLSLVEVIINTEWLIITLVRGGGGEAGPPGNGSASGATASPCAIANMDFVMALIYVMLLLLCAFAGAWPALCGRFKRWRKHGVFMLLTTATSIAIWVAWIVMYTYGNRQHHSPSWDDPTLAIALAANAWVFVLFYVIPEVSQVTKASPEQSYQGDLYPTRGVGYEAILKEQKGQSMFVENKAFSMDEPASGKRPVSPYSGYNGQLLTSVYQPTEMTLMHKAPSEGAYDVILPRATANSQVMGSANSTLRAEDIYAAQSLQEATLPKEGSVPAE, encoded by the exons ATGGCCGTCCACAAAGCCTTGCTGATGTGCCTGGGACTCCCTCTCTTCCTGTTCTCCACCGCCCACGCCCAGAGCCATGCCCCACCCGGCTGCAGCCCGGACCTCAACCCCCTCTATTACAACCTGTGTGACCGCTCGGAGGCCTGGGGCATCGTCTTGGAGGCAGTGGCGGGGGCTGGCATCATCACCGCCTTTGTCCTCACCATCATCCTTGTGGCCAGCCTCCCGTTTGTGCAGGACACCAAGAAGCGGAGCCTGCTAGGGACCCAGGTGTTCTTCCTTCTGGGGACCCTGGGCCTCTTCTGCCTCGTCTTTGCCTGCGTGGTGAAGCCTGACTTCTCCACCTGTGCCTCTCGGCGCTTCCTCTTTGGGGTCCTGTTCGCCATCTGCTTCTCCTGCCTGGTGGCCCACGTCTTTGCCCTCAACTTCCTGGTCCGGAAGAACCACGGGCCCCGGGGCTGGGTGACCTTTACCGTGGCCCTGCTGCTGAGCCTCGTGGAGGTGATCATTAACACGGAGTGGCTGATCATCACACTGgtgcggggcgggggcggtgaGGCTGGCCCTCCGGGCAACGGCAGCGCCAGCGGGGCCACCGCCTCCCCCTGCGCCATCGCCAACATGGACTTTGTCATGGCACTCATCTATgtcatgctgctgctgctgtgtgccTTCGCGGGGGCCTGGCCCGCCCTGTGCGGCCGCTTCAAGCGCTGGCGGAAGCATGGGGTCTTCATGCTGCTGACCACGGCCACCTCCATCGCCATCTGGGTGGCGTGGATTGTCATGTACACCTATGGCAACCGGCAGCACCACAGCCCCTCGTGGGACGACCCCACGCTGGCCATCGCCCTCGCCGCCAACGCCTGGGTCTTCGTCCTCTTCTATGTCATCCCTGAGGTCTCCCAGGTGACCAAGGCCAGCCCGGAGCAAAGCTACCAGGGGGACCTGTACCCGACCCGGGGCGTGGGCTATGAGGCCATCCTGAAGGAGCAGAAGGGCCAGAGCATGTTTGTGGAAAACAAAGCATTTTCCATGGACGAGCCGGCCTCAG GTAAGAGACCAGTGTCACCGTACAGCGGGTACAACGGGCAGCTGCTGACCAGCGTCTACCAGCCCACTGAGATGACTCTGATGCACAAAGCCCCG TCTGAAGGAGCTTACGACGTCATCCTCCCTCGGGCCACTGCCAACAGCCAGGTGATGGGCAGTGCCAACTCCACGCTGCGGGCCGAGGACATATACGCGGCCCAGAGCCTCCAGGAGGCCACGCTGCCGAAGGAAG GCTCAGTCCCCGCAGAATAA
- the GPRC5C gene encoding G-protein coupled receptor family C group 5 member C isoform X2 → MAVHKALLMCLGLPLFLFSTAHAQSHAPPGCSPDLNPLYYNLCDRSEAWGIVLEAVAGAGIITAFVLTIILVASLPFVQDTKKRSLLGTQVFFLLGTLGLFCLVFACVVKPDFSTCASRRFLFGVLFAICFSCLVAHVFALNFLVRKNHGPRGWVTFTVALLLSLVEVIINTEWLIITLVRGGGGEAGPPGNGSASGATASPCAIANMDFVMALIYVMLLLLCAFAGAWPALCGRFKRWRKHGVFMLLTTATSIAIWVAWIVMYTYGNRQHHSPSWDDPTLAIALAANAWVFVLFYVIPEVSQVTKASPEQSYQGDLYPTRGVGYEAILKEQKGQSMFVENKAFSMDEPASGKRPVSPYSGYNGQLLTSVYQPTEMTLMHKAPSEGAYDVILPRATANSQVMGSANSTLRAEDIYAAQSLQEATLPKEGKNSQVFRNPYVWD, encoded by the exons ATGGCCGTCCACAAAGCCTTGCTGATGTGCCTGGGACTCCCTCTCTTCCTGTTCTCCACCGCCCACGCCCAGAGCCATGCCCCACCCGGCTGCAGCCCGGACCTCAACCCCCTCTATTACAACCTGTGTGACCGCTCGGAGGCCTGGGGCATCGTCTTGGAGGCAGTGGCGGGGGCTGGCATCATCACCGCCTTTGTCCTCACCATCATCCTTGTGGCCAGCCTCCCGTTTGTGCAGGACACCAAGAAGCGGAGCCTGCTAGGGACCCAGGTGTTCTTCCTTCTGGGGACCCTGGGCCTCTTCTGCCTCGTCTTTGCCTGCGTGGTGAAGCCTGACTTCTCCACCTGTGCCTCTCGGCGCTTCCTCTTTGGGGTCCTGTTCGCCATCTGCTTCTCCTGCCTGGTGGCCCACGTCTTTGCCCTCAACTTCCTGGTCCGGAAGAACCACGGGCCCCGGGGCTGGGTGACCTTTACCGTGGCCCTGCTGCTGAGCCTCGTGGAGGTGATCATTAACACGGAGTGGCTGATCATCACACTGgtgcggggcgggggcggtgaGGCTGGCCCTCCGGGCAACGGCAGCGCCAGCGGGGCCACCGCCTCCCCCTGCGCCATCGCCAACATGGACTTTGTCATGGCACTCATCTATgtcatgctgctgctgctgtgtgccTTCGCGGGGGCCTGGCCCGCCCTGTGCGGCCGCTTCAAGCGCTGGCGGAAGCATGGGGTCTTCATGCTGCTGACCACGGCCACCTCCATCGCCATCTGGGTGGCGTGGATTGTCATGTACACCTATGGCAACCGGCAGCACCACAGCCCCTCGTGGGACGACCCCACGCTGGCCATCGCCCTCGCCGCCAACGCCTGGGTCTTCGTCCTCTTCTATGTCATCCCTGAGGTCTCCCAGGTGACCAAGGCCAGCCCGGAGCAAAGCTACCAGGGGGACCTGTACCCGACCCGGGGCGTGGGCTATGAGGCCATCCTGAAGGAGCAGAAGGGCCAGAGCATGTTTGTGGAAAACAAAGCATTTTCCATGGACGAGCCGGCCTCAG GTAAGAGACCAGTGTCACCGTACAGCGGGTACAACGGGCAGCTGCTGACCAGCGTCTACCAGCCCACTGAGATGACTCTGATGCACAAAGCCCCG TCTGAAGGAGCTTACGACGTCATCCTCCCTCGGGCCACTGCCAACAGCCAGGTGATGGGCAGTGCCAACTCCACGCTGCGGGCCGAGGACATATACGCGGCCCAGAGCCTCCAGGAGGCCACGCTGCCGAAGGAAGGCAAGAACTCTCAGGTCTTTAGAAATCCCTATGTGTGGGACTGA